A part of Microbacterium atlanticum genomic DNA contains:
- the pgsA gene encoding CDP-diacylglycerol--glycerol-3-phosphate 3-phosphatidyltransferase, translating into MAIPRQLPNAITIVRILCAPVFLWMLLADGGADGPLRWWAAALFIVAIATDGIDGYLARRHDIVSDLGKLLDPIADKVLTGFAFIGLSILGELPWWVTIIVLVREVGITVYRFAVVSDHVLAAAWMGKLKTLAQGVALSLALLPLWTLVGEWIFWVNGVTMAIAVILTIASGIDYVVSEVRGARARRGSA; encoded by the coding sequence ATGGCGATCCCGCGGCAGCTTCCGAACGCGATCACGATCGTGCGCATCCTGTGCGCACCGGTGTTCCTTTGGATGCTGCTCGCCGACGGCGGCGCCGACGGCCCGCTGCGCTGGTGGGCCGCCGCGCTGTTCATCGTGGCCATCGCGACCGACGGCATCGACGGCTACCTGGCACGCAGGCATGACATCGTCTCCGATCTCGGCAAGCTGCTCGATCCGATCGCCGACAAGGTGCTGACGGGTTTCGCGTTCATCGGCCTGTCGATCCTCGGGGAGTTGCCGTGGTGGGTCACGATCATCGTCCTGGTGCGCGAGGTCGGGATCACCGTCTACCGTTTCGCGGTGGTCAGTGACCATGTGCTGGCGGCGGCGTGGATGGGCAAGCTCAAGACGCTCGCGCAGGGCGTCGCCCTGTCGCTGGCATTGCTTCCACTGTGGACGCTCGTCGGCGAATGGATCTTCTGGGTGAACGGCGTCACCATGGCGATCGCCGTGATCCTCACGATCGCCAGCGGCATCGATTACGTCGTCAGCGAGGTGCGCGGCGCCCGCGCGAGGCGGGGGAGCGCGTGA
- a CDS encoding CinA family protein, whose product MSGAAPDHGTTSTLAEKAVAVLRALDARGWSVTAAESLTGGRVTATLVDVPGASASVRGGIVAYASDLKTSALGVEADLLAARGAVDPAVAEQMARGVRRVLRADVGLATTGVAGPDPQDGRPVGTVFVAVSTPETTVVTSLSLTGTRDEIRNGAVLGVLDLALRLL is encoded by the coding sequence GTGAGCGGCGCGGCGCCCGACCACGGCACGACCTCCACCCTGGCCGAGAAGGCTGTCGCGGTGCTCCGCGCGCTCGACGCGCGAGGCTGGTCCGTCACGGCGGCCGAGTCGCTCACCGGCGGACGGGTGACGGCCACGCTCGTCGACGTGCCCGGCGCCTCCGCGAGCGTGCGGGGAGGGATCGTCGCGTACGCCTCGGATCTCAAGACCAGTGCGCTCGGAGTCGAGGCCGACCTGCTGGCAGCCCGCGGCGCCGTCGACCCGGCCGTCGCGGAGCAGATGGCGCGGGGCGTGCGGCGCGTCCTCCGGGCGGATGTGGGCCTGGCCACCACAGGGGTCGCCGGTCCCGATCCGCAGGATGGCCGGCCGGTCGGCACCGTCTTCGTCGCCGTCTCGACGCCCGAGACGACCGTCGTGACGTCGCTGTCCCTGACCGGTACACGCGACGAGATCCGCAACGGCGCGGTGCTCGGAGTGCTGGACCTGGCGCTCCGGCTGCTGTGA
- a CDS encoding helix-turn-helix domain-containing protein produces MILVRQEIGEVLRDFRQQKGRTLRQVASRASVALGYLSEVERGQKEASSEILASVAEALDVPISTIMREVGDRISVLEGLQTFPDVVPDDLVASVDAELSLR; encoded by the coding sequence ATGATCCTGGTACGTCAAGAGATCGGCGAAGTGCTTCGTGATTTCCGCCAGCAGAAGGGGCGCACCCTCCGCCAGGTCGCGAGCCGCGCCAGCGTCGCGCTGGGCTACCTCAGCGAGGTCGAGCGCGGACAGAAGGAAGCCTCCAGCGAGATCCTCGCCTCCGTGGCCGAAGCGCTCGACGTCCCCATCTCGACCATCATGCGCGAGGTCGGCGACCGCATTTCGGTGCTCGAGGGACTGCAGACGTTCCCCGATGTCGTCCCCGACGACCTGGTGGCCTCGGTCGACGCCGAGCTGTCGCTGCGCTGA
- a CDS encoding DUF3046 domain-containing protein, which translates to MRRSEFHRAVSDEFGARAGAVVTDLVLSAVGGRTAADAIAAGVDPREVWLALCDELDVPAERRYGVGRQQLRRR; encoded by the coding sequence ATGCGCCGTAGTGAGTTCCACCGCGCCGTCTCAGACGAGTTCGGAGCGCGCGCCGGCGCCGTGGTGACCGATCTCGTCCTGTCCGCCGTCGGCGGACGCACGGCGGCGGACGCGATCGCTGCGGGGGTCGATCCCCGCGAGGTGTGGCTCGCGCTCTGCGACGAGCTGGACGTTCCCGCCGAGCGGCGGTACGGCGTCGGGCGACAGCAGCTGCGGCGCCGCTGA
- the recA gene encoding recombinase RecA, translated as MPSPLDREKALESALAQIDRQFGKGSVMRLGSDERAPVEVVPTGSIALDVALGIGGLPRGRIIEIYGPESSGKTTLTLHAIANVQRAGGIAAFVDAEHALDPDYAQKLGVDIDQLLVSQPDTGEQALEIADMLVRSGAIDLVVIDSVAALVPKAEIEGEMGDSHVGLQARLMSQALRKLTGGLNQTNTTMIFINQLREKIGVFFGSPETTAGGKALKFYASVRLDIRRIETLKDGTEAVGNRTRVKVVKNKMAPPFKQAEFDILYGVGISREGSLIDFGVEHGIVKKSGAWYTYDGEQLGQGKENARNFLIKNEDVAAEIESKIKTKLGIGVPKGAVDGAAGDELAARRPA; from the coding sequence ATGCCATCACCCCTTGACCGCGAGAAGGCCCTGGAGTCGGCCCTCGCACAGATCGACCGGCAGTTCGGCAAGGGCTCGGTGATGCGCCTCGGCAGCGACGAGCGCGCGCCCGTCGAGGTCGTGCCGACCGGCTCCATCGCCCTCGACGTCGCCCTCGGCATCGGCGGCCTTCCGCGCGGCCGCATCATCGAGATCTATGGGCCGGAGTCATCGGGCAAGACGACGCTGACCCTTCACGCCATCGCCAACGTGCAGCGCGCCGGCGGCATCGCCGCGTTCGTCGACGCGGAGCACGCGCTCGACCCCGACTACGCACAGAAGCTGGGCGTCGACATCGACCAGCTGCTCGTGTCGCAGCCCGACACCGGTGAGCAGGCGCTCGAGATCGCCGACATGCTGGTGCGCTCGGGCGCCATCGACCTCGTCGTCATCGACTCCGTCGCAGCCCTCGTGCCCAAGGCCGAGATCGAGGGTGAGATGGGAGACTCGCACGTCGGTCTTCAGGCGCGGCTCATGTCGCAGGCTCTCCGCAAGCTGACCGGTGGGCTCAACCAGACCAACACCACGATGATCTTCATCAACCAGCTCCGCGAGAAGATCGGTGTGTTCTTCGGCTCGCCCGAAACCACCGCCGGCGGCAAGGCTCTGAAGTTCTACGCGTCCGTGCGGCTCGACATCCGACGCATCGAGACACTCAAGGACGGCACAGAGGCGGTCGGCAACCGCACGCGGGTGAAGGTCGTCAAGAACAAGATGGCGCCGCCGTTCAAGCAGGCGGAGTTCGACATCCTCTACGGCGTCGGCATCTCGCGTGAAGGCAGCCTCATCGACTTCGGCGTGGAGCACGGCATCGTCAAGAAGTCGGGCGCGTGGTACACCTACGACGGCGAACAGCTGGGGCAGGGCAAGGAGAACGCGCGCAACTTCCTCATCAAGAACGAGGATGTCGCCGCTGAGATCGAGTCGAAGATCAAGACGAAGCTCGGCATCGGTGTGCCCAAGGGCGCGGTTGACGGCGCGGCCGGAGACGAGCTGGCGGCGCGCCGCCCTGCGTGA
- a CDS encoding regulatory protein RecX — MPQREAAPFAGPGGWNDTWADDPRGGKAEAADDDGYDGDDGHGDGYDACGEIEREIAEKTLLKKLRTRSLSVREARAVVAERGLDNAAIEGVIGAFLRMGYLDDAKLADQLIHAGVDRKGQGRTVIAQTLAKRGIPRGIADAALDALPDDDARRALEFARTKAGSMSGLDRDVALRRLSGQLARRGYGGSVALQAARTALDEVAQPGRRVRFE; from the coding sequence GTGCCGCAGCGCGAGGCGGCGCCGTTCGCAGGGCCCGGGGGCTGGAACGACACCTGGGCAGACGATCCGCGCGGTGGCAAGGCCGAGGCTGCCGACGATGACGGCTACGACGGGGATGACGGGCACGGCGATGGGTACGACGCGTGCGGTGAGATCGAACGCGAGATCGCCGAGAAGACGCTGCTGAAGAAGCTCCGCACCCGCTCCCTCTCGGTGCGCGAGGCTCGCGCCGTGGTGGCCGAGCGAGGTCTCGACAACGCGGCGATCGAAGGAGTGATCGGCGCGTTCCTGCGGATGGGGTATCTGGACGATGCCAAGCTGGCCGATCAGCTGATCCATGCCGGAGTCGACCGCAAAGGACAGGGGCGCACCGTCATCGCGCAGACTCTCGCCAAGCGCGGAATCCCGCGCGGCATCGCCGACGCAGCTCTTGATGCTCTGCCTGACGACGATGCCCGTCGCGCCCTCGAGTTCGCCCGTACGAAGGCCGGATCGATGAGTGGGCTCGACCGCGACGTCGCCCTCCGTCGACTCTCCGGTCAGCTGGCCCGACGCGGCTACGGCGGCTCGGTCGCGCTGCAGGCGGCGCGCACGGCGCTCGACGAGGTCGCGCAGCCGGGTCGCCGCGTGCGCTTCGAGTAG
- the miaB gene encoding tRNA (N6-isopentenyl adenosine(37)-C2)-methylthiotransferase MiaB has protein sequence MSSPSATPTLIAPSPAAHDVDGRARTYEVRTFGCQMNVHDSERLSGSLESAGYVRAEAGEEADVVVINTCAVRDNAAGKLYGTLGHLKSRKDKRAGMQIAVGGCLAQMDKDVVQQKAPWVDVVFGTHNMGSLPRLLERARHNDEAELEILESLEIFPSTLPTKRDSVYSGWVSISVGCNNTCTFCIVPSLRGKEKDRRPGDILNEIRLLVDDGAMEVTLLGQNVNSYGVEFGDRQAFGKLLRAAGEIEGLERIRFTSPHPAAFTDDVIDAMAETPAVMPQLHMPLQSGSDRILKAMRRSYRSERFLGILDRVRARMPDAAISTDIIVGFPGETDEDFEDTMRVVEQARFASAFTFQYSIREGTPAATMADQVPKEVVQARYERLVALQERISLEENQKLLGREVHLLVSTGEGKKDAETHRLTGRAEDNRLVHFEVPAGSDTPRPGDVVSVVVTHAAPFHLLADAPGGAPLRIRRTRSGDAWDRAQAESCGIPAPGAAGSAGARAVSLGLPTLRVGV, from the coding sequence ATGTCTTCGCCCTCCGCAACCCCGACCCTCATCGCGCCGTCACCGGCTGCGCACGACGTCGACGGCCGGGCCCGCACCTACGAGGTGCGCACCTTCGGCTGCCAGATGAACGTGCACGACTCGGAGCGGCTCTCCGGCTCGCTCGAGAGCGCCGGCTACGTCCGCGCCGAAGCCGGCGAAGAGGCTGACGTGGTCGTCATCAACACCTGCGCGGTGCGCGACAACGCGGCCGGCAAGCTGTACGGCACCCTCGGTCACCTGAAGTCGCGCAAGGACAAGCGCGCCGGCATGCAGATCGCCGTCGGCGGCTGCCTCGCGCAGATGGACAAGGACGTCGTCCAGCAGAAGGCGCCGTGGGTCGACGTGGTGTTCGGCACCCACAACATGGGCTCCCTTCCTCGCCTCCTCGAGCGTGCCCGGCACAACGACGAGGCCGAGCTCGAGATCCTCGAGTCGCTCGAGATCTTCCCGTCCACCCTTCCCACCAAGCGCGACAGCGTGTACAGCGGCTGGGTGTCGATCTCGGTCGGCTGCAACAACACGTGCACGTTCTGCATCGTGCCGAGTCTTCGCGGCAAGGAGAAGGACCGCCGCCCCGGCGACATCCTCAACGAGATCCGGCTGCTCGTCGACGACGGCGCGATGGAGGTCACCCTCCTCGGTCAGAACGTCAACTCCTACGGCGTCGAGTTCGGCGATCGCCAGGCGTTCGGCAAACTGCTGCGCGCAGCCGGCGAGATCGAAGGACTCGAGCGGATCCGCTTCACCAGCCCGCACCCCGCCGCCTTCACCGACGACGTCATCGACGCGATGGCCGAGACGCCGGCCGTGATGCCGCAGCTGCACATGCCGCTGCAGTCCGGCAGCGACCGGATCCTCAAGGCGATGCGCAGGTCCTACCGCAGCGAGCGGTTCCTCGGCATCCTCGACCGGGTACGCGCCAGAATGCCCGACGCCGCGATCTCGACCGACATCATCGTCGGGTTCCCGGGCGAGACCGACGAGGACTTCGAAGACACGATGCGTGTCGTCGAGCAGGCCCGGTTCGCGAGCGCCTTCACCTTCCAGTACTCGATCCGCGAAGGCACCCCCGCGGCCACCATGGCCGACCAGGTGCCCAAGGAGGTCGTGCAGGCGCGCTACGAGCGCCTCGTCGCCCTGCAGGAGCGCATCTCGCTCGAAGAGAACCAGAAGCTGCTCGGCCGTGAGGTGCACCTCCTCGTCTCCACCGGTGAAGGCAAGAAGGACGCCGAGACGCACCGCCTGACCGGGCGGGCCGAAGACAACCGGCTCGTCCACTTCGAGGTTCCGGCCGGATCGGACACGCCTCGTCCGGGCGACGTGGTGTCGGTCGTCGTGACCCACGCAGCACCCTTCCACCTCCTCGCCGACGCGCCCGGCGGCGCGCCGCTGCGCATCCGCCGCACGCGGTCCGGCGACGCGTGGGACCGGGCGCAGGCGGAGTCGTGCGGCATCCCCGCCCCCGGGGCGGCGGGTTCCGCCGGCGCCCGCGCCGTGTCCCTCGGACTGCCGACGCTGCGCGTCGGCGTCTGA
- the miaA gene encoding tRNA (adenosine(37)-N6)-dimethylallyltransferase MiaA, with the protein MPVSTARDQGGEGRRPRLWAIVGATGTGKSALSLDLAEALAARGRPAEIVNADAMQLYRGMDIGTAKLPEAQRRGIRHHLLDVLDVTEEAAVAWYQQTARETITRIHARGADAVLVGGSGLYVSSVLFDFRFPPRDLEVRARLESELDRSGPGALFARLRELDPATAERIDPRNGRRLVRALEVLELGERTHGAALPEEPTLWQPQTRIVGVGAPRDELVRRLDERVRAMWREGLVDEVRELRESGLQRGITARRAIGYAQALAQLGGEMTEAEAIAETQALTRRYARRQVSWFRRYEAVRWVERSADAAALADSMP; encoded by the coding sequence ATGCCGGTTTCCACAGCGCGAGACCAGGGAGGCGAGGGGCGTCGGCCTCGCCTGTGGGCAATCGTCGGCGCCACCGGGACCGGCAAGAGCGCGCTCTCGCTCGACCTGGCCGAGGCCCTCGCGGCGCGCGGCCGCCCGGCCGAGATCGTGAACGCCGACGCCATGCAGCTGTACCGCGGCATGGACATCGGGACGGCGAAGCTCCCGGAGGCGCAGCGGCGCGGCATCCGTCATCATCTCCTCGACGTCCTGGACGTCACCGAAGAGGCCGCCGTGGCCTGGTACCAGCAGACCGCGCGCGAAACGATCACCCGGATCCACGCGCGCGGTGCCGATGCTGTGCTCGTCGGCGGATCGGGACTGTACGTCTCGAGCGTGCTGTTCGACTTCCGCTTCCCGCCACGCGACCTGGAGGTGCGCGCCCGACTCGAGTCGGAACTCGACCGCAGCGGGCCGGGGGCGCTCTTCGCGCGGCTGCGCGAGCTGGATCCGGCCACGGCCGAGCGGATCGACCCCCGCAACGGCCGCCGCCTCGTGCGCGCACTCGAGGTGCTCGAACTCGGGGAGCGCACGCACGGCGCCGCACTTCCCGAGGAGCCCACGCTGTGGCAGCCGCAGACGCGGATCGTCGGGGTGGGGGCGCCGCGGGACGAGCTGGTCAGGCGGCTGGACGAGCGCGTCCGGGCGATGTGGCGCGAGGGGCTCGTCGACGAGGTGCGGGAACTGCGCGAGTCCGGCCTCCAGCGCGGCATCACCGCGCGACGCGCCATCGGGTACGCCCAGGCGCTGGCGCAGCTGGGGGGCGAGATGACCGAAGCGGAGGCGATCGCCGAGACGCAGGCGCTCACCCGCCGGTACGCCCGTCGGCAGGTGTCGTGGTTCCGGCGCTACGAGGCCGTGCGCTGGGTCGAGCGGTCAGCGGATGCCGCGGCCCTGGCAGACTCGATGCCATGA
- a CDS encoding GNAT family acetyltransferase, producing the protein MTIAIRPFDVADTEAVVSLWQATGLTRPWNNPYQDISRKLSVQPELFLVAVDDRLVVGSVMAGYDGHRGWLYYLASAPDRRGEGIGRRLVGEAEDRLLAMGCPKVQLMVRPENGVARGFYDSLDYEPFDIWATGKRLIAD; encoded by the coding sequence ATGACGATCGCCATCCGCCCCTTCGACGTCGCCGACACCGAGGCCGTCGTGTCGCTCTGGCAGGCCACCGGGCTCACCCGTCCGTGGAACAACCCCTACCAGGACATCAGCCGCAAGCTCTCGGTGCAGCCCGAGCTCTTCCTCGTCGCCGTGGACGACCGGCTGGTCGTGGGCTCCGTGATGGCGGGCTACGACGGGCACCGCGGCTGGCTGTACTACCTCGCCAGCGCCCCCGACCGTCGCGGAGAGGGAATCGGCAGGCGTCTGGTCGGCGAGGCTGAGGACCGCCTCTTGGCGATGGGCTGCCCGAAGGTGCAGCTGATGGTCCGGCCCGAGAACGGGGTGGCGCGCGGATTCTACGACTCCCTCGATTACGAGCCGTTCGACATCTGGGCCACCGGCAAGCGCCTCATCGCCGACTGA
- the dapF gene encoding diaminopimelate epimerase → MPTTIAFTKGHGTGNDFVIVPDPEGALDLTDDQVAVLCDRRFGIGGDGILRVVRSSAIFEGAEAAASGAEWFMDYRNADGSKAEMCGNGVRVFVRYLVDVGWADLDAAPLAVGTRAGVKTVTRSDGAPGERGYEVDLGPWRVEASEVLVRTRGGGAPRPGIGIDVGNPHVVVALPDESELEGLDLAAQPLLQPEPPHGANVEFVVPSDPLVREGVGLIRMRVFERGVGETLSCGTGVAAAALAVRHWAGPAAPDRWTVDVPGGTLGVRMPQVDGERHVLLSGPATLVYSGEVTLA, encoded by the coding sequence ATGCCGACGACGATCGCGTTCACCAAGGGCCACGGCACCGGCAACGACTTCGTGATCGTTCCCGACCCCGAGGGAGCGCTCGACCTCACCGACGACCAGGTCGCGGTGCTCTGCGATCGCCGGTTCGGCATCGGAGGCGACGGGATCCTCCGGGTCGTCCGCTCGAGCGCGATCTTCGAAGGCGCCGAAGCCGCCGCGTCCGGTGCCGAGTGGTTCATGGACTATCGCAACGCCGACGGCTCGAAGGCGGAGATGTGCGGCAACGGCGTGCGGGTGTTCGTGCGGTATCTCGTGGACGTCGGCTGGGCCGACCTGGACGCCGCCCCCCTGGCTGTGGGCACGCGCGCGGGCGTGAAGACGGTCACACGCAGCGACGGCGCGCCGGGGGAGCGCGGATACGAAGTCGACCTCGGGCCGTGGCGGGTCGAGGCGTCCGAGGTGCTCGTCCGCACGCGCGGCGGCGGAGCGCCGCGTCCCGGCATCGGCATCGACGTCGGAAATCCCCACGTCGTCGTCGCACTGCCGGACGAGTCGGAGCTCGAGGGCCTGGACCTGGCGGCGCAGCCGCTGCTGCAGCCCGAGCCGCCGCACGGCGCCAACGTCGAGTTCGTCGTGCCCAGCGACCCGCTCGTCCGCGAGGGCGTCGGCCTCATCCGCATGCGCGTGTTCGAGCGCGGCGTCGGTGAGACGCTCAGCTGCGGGACAGGTGTCGCGGCGGCGGCGCTGGCGGTGCGTCATTGGGCGGGTCCCGCCGCCCCGGACCGCTGGACCGTCGACGTGCCCGGGGGAACCCTCGGAGTCCGGATGCCGCAGGTCGACGGTGAGCGTCACGTGCTGCTCTCGGGCCCTGCGACCCTGGTCTACTCGGGCGAGGTCACGCTGGCCTGA
- a CDS encoding class I SAM-dependent methyltransferase, with translation MGSDHYFSATPASPENLRRVRVRLAGRDLEVTTAGGVFSPDHVDSGTAVLLSNTPPPPAGGHFLDLGCGWGPIALSLALDSPRATVWAVDVNERALDLVRRNAADLGLENVNAVLPDDVPDDVMFRTIRSNPPIRVGKNELHGLLERWIPRLDERADAWLVVQRNLGSDSLQRWLAATLDRRFSVHRAATARGFRVLKVRRHGSPPSEPIRIPEL, from the coding sequence ATGGGGAGCGACCACTACTTCAGTGCGACGCCCGCCAGCCCCGAGAATCTGCGCCGCGTCCGCGTCCGGCTCGCCGGACGCGACCTGGAGGTCACGACCGCCGGCGGCGTCTTCAGCCCCGATCACGTGGACTCCGGCACCGCGGTGCTGCTGTCGAACACGCCCCCGCCCCCGGCGGGCGGGCACTTCCTCGATCTGGGCTGCGGATGGGGTCCGATCGCGCTCAGTCTTGCGCTCGACTCGCCGCGCGCCACGGTGTGGGCCGTCGACGTCAACGAGCGGGCGCTCGACCTGGTCCGCCGCAACGCGGCCGACCTGGGGCTCGAGAATGTCAACGCAGTGCTGCCCGATGATGTTCCCGACGACGTGATGTTCCGCACGATCCGGTCCAACCCGCCGATCCGGGTCGGCAAGAACGAGCTGCACGGACTGCTCGAACGGTGGATCCCGCGGCTCGACGAGCGGGCGGATGCCTGGCTCGTGGTGCAGCGCAACCTCGGCTCGGATTCGCTCCAGCGCTGGCTTGCGGCCACTCTCGACCGGCGCTTCAGCGTCCACCGGGCCGCGACCGCCCGCGGGTTCCGCGTGCTGAAGGTCCGGCGCCACGGATCGCCGCCGAGCGAGCCCATCCGGATTCCGGAGCTCTGA
- the hflX gene encoding GTPase HflX, producing MTDTTTPQSTDETPVDPVDRVLARAEARSGVHVFGAAQALQDETTIGLADSDGEQWDREERAALRRVPGLSTELEDVTEVEYRQLRLENVVLVGVHAQGETEDAENSLRELAALAETAGAVVLDGVLQRRPHPDPATYVGRGKAEELRDIVAAVGADTVIADTELAPSQRRALEDVVKVKVIDRTTVILDIFSQHAKSREGKAQVELAQLEYLLPRLRGWGESMSRQAGGQVGAGGAGMGSRGPGETKIELDRRRIRTRMAQLRRQIRDFAPARDAKRAERKRHTVPSVAIAGYTNAGKSSLLNRLTSAGVLVENALFATLDATVRRTETAEGRVYTLTDTVGFVRNLPHQLVEAFRSTLEEVGEADVILHVVDGSHPDPAAQLATVRDVIGDVGARDIPEIVVFNKADLVDADTRLVLRGLEPKAVFASSRTGEGVEELRAAIEAALPLPAVEVHALVPYDRGELVSAIHEQGMILSQAHEEGGTAVHARVGEHLAARLAPFSV from the coding sequence ATGACGGATACGACAACCCCTCAGAGCACCGACGAGACGCCGGTCGACCCGGTGGACCGTGTGCTGGCGCGCGCCGAGGCGCGCTCGGGGGTGCACGTCTTCGGAGCCGCGCAGGCGCTCCAGGACGAGACCACCATCGGGCTCGCCGACAGCGATGGCGAACAGTGGGACCGTGAGGAGCGTGCCGCGCTCCGGCGCGTCCCGGGCCTTTCGACCGAGCTCGAAGACGTCACCGAGGTCGAGTACCGGCAGCTGCGACTCGAGAACGTCGTGCTGGTGGGCGTCCACGCGCAGGGTGAGACCGAGGACGCCGAGAACTCGCTGCGTGAGCTGGCCGCCCTCGCCGAGACAGCCGGTGCCGTCGTCCTCGACGGCGTGCTGCAGCGCCGGCCCCACCCGGATCCCGCCACCTACGTGGGACGGGGCAAGGCCGAGGAGCTCCGCGACATCGTGGCCGCCGTCGGCGCCGACACCGTGATCGCCGACACCGAGCTCGCGCCCAGCCAGCGGCGTGCCCTCGAGGACGTCGTGAAGGTGAAGGTCATCGACCGCACCACGGTGATCCTCGACATCTTCAGCCAGCACGCCAAGAGCCGCGAGGGCAAGGCGCAGGTCGAGCTCGCCCAGCTCGAATACCTTCTGCCGCGACTGCGTGGATGGGGCGAGTCGATGAGCCGCCAGGCCGGTGGCCAGGTCGGCGCGGGCGGCGCGGGCATGGGCTCGCGCGGTCCCGGTGAGACGAAGATCGAGCTCGACCGTCGTCGCATCCGCACCCGCATGGCCCAGCTCCGCCGGCAGATCCGCGACTTCGCTCCCGCACGCGATGCCAAGCGGGCCGAGCGCAAGCGCCACACGGTGCCGTCGGTCGCGATCGCCGGCTACACCAACGCCGGCAAGTCGAGCCTGCTGAACCGGCTGACGAGCGCGGGCGTGCTCGTCGAGAACGCCCTGTTCGCCACGCTGGACGCGACCGTGCGCCGCACCGAGACCGCGGAGGGCCGGGTGTACACGCTCACCGACACCGTGGGGTTCGTGCGCAACCTGCCGCACCAGCTCGTCGAGGCGTTCCGCTCGACGCTCGAAGAGGTCGGAGAAGCAGACGTCATCCTGCACGTCGTGGACGGTTCGCACCCCGATCCGGCCGCGCAGCTCGCGACGGTGCGCGATGTGATCGGCGACGTCGGCGCCCGCGACATCCCCGAGATCGTCGTCTTCAACAAGGCCGACCTCGTCGACGCCGACACCCGCCTGGTGCTGCGCGGTCTCGAGCCCAAGGCGGTCTTCGCCTCCTCCCGCACGGGGGAGGGCGTCGAGGAGCTGCGTGCCGCGATCGAAGCGGCTCTGCCGCTCCCGGCGGTCGAGGTCCACGCCCTGGTGCCGTACGACCGTGGCGAGCTGGTCTCGGCGATCCACGAGCAGGGGATGATCCTCTCGCAGGCGCACGAAGAGGGGGGCACCGCCGTGCACGCGCGCGTCGGTGAGCACCTCGCCGCCCGCCTCGCGCCGTTCTCGGTCTGA